A region of Lycium barbarum isolate Lr01 chromosome 3, ASM1917538v2, whole genome shotgun sequence DNA encodes the following proteins:
- the LOC132631063 gene encoding uncharacterized protein LOC132631063 — translation MEQLILRDLESEPPCFQTQANTVAAKLSFKCTNNMAEYEACVLGLRLALDMNVKDFQLQITHRNSTAYRLQMNGAVKAAKKNSKKILRKMIDNYKDWHEQLPYELLGYRTTARTLTKATLYLLVYGTDAVIPAQVEILSLQIIQEAELSDAKWIHKRYEQMALIDEKRMIAIFHGQLYQQRMTRAFNKRVRTRVFQIGQLILKRIFPNQEEYKGKFAPNWHRPYMIRKVLSGGVVMLAKMDGQEWPKAIQMPSKDTTCEEEDDCEDFEFP, via the exons atggagcagtTAATTTTAAGGGATCTGGAATCGGAGCCGCCTTGTTTTCAGACTCAGGCCAATACAGTGGCAGCTAAATTAAGTTTCAAATGCactaacaacatggctgaatatgaAGCCTGTGTCTTGGGTCTACGTTTAGCTCTCGACATGAATGTGAAAGATTTTCAG CTTCAGATTACCCACCGAAATTCAACCGCATATCGTCTGCAAATGAATGGGGCTGTAAAAGCTGCCAAAAAAAACAGCAAGAAAATCCtccgaaagatgattgataactacaaagattGGCATGAACAATTGCCTTATGAACTGCTGGGATACCGCACTACGGCGAGAACTTTGACAAAAGCCACTCTATACCTGTTGGTGTATGGCACCGATGCAGTGATACCAGCCCAAGTAGAAATCCTTTCACTTCAGataatacaagaagctgagttgagcGATGCGAAATGGATCCATAAAAGGTATGAGCAGATGGctctgatagatgaaaagaggatgatcgCTATTTTCCATGGTCAACTGTACCAGCAAAGAATGACGCGTGCTTTCAACAAGCGTGTGAGAACTAGGGTGTTTCAAATTGGGCAATTGATactcaaacgaatattccctaatcaagaagaatacaaaggaaagttcgcaCCAAATTGGCACAGACCCTATATGATACGAAAGGTGCTATCAGGAGGAGTCGTAATGCTTGCTAAAATGGATGGCCAAGAGTGGCCAAAAGCGATTCAGATGCCATCAAAAGATACTAcatgtgaagaagaagatgactgTGAGGATTTCGAGTTTCCATAG